Proteins encoded in a region of the Paenibacillus pedocola genome:
- a CDS encoding TetR/AcrR family transcriptional regulator gives MAEKKKNSSAEPADGEEQTTGGRRRGDVLENAILQAAWDEWNEVGYNRLTMENIALRAKTNKNAVYRRWPNKTAIVAAAIGKHLVKPDSFGVIPDTGDLRGDMLALLLGIVKPMEMIGAETIHGLMTEYYGGSLIASLPEMMHSQTENKLTAAIQAILQNAEKRGELKLADVSPRVISLPADLLVYELLTTHEPIAESTITGIIDDIFMPLVRPKQ, from the coding sequence ATGGCCGAGAAAAAGAAGAACTCTTCTGCAGAGCCTGCAGACGGGGAAGAACAAACCACAGGCGGACGCCGCCGCGGAGATGTTCTGGAGAATGCCATTTTGCAGGCTGCGTGGGATGAATGGAATGAAGTCGGATATAACCGCCTGACCATGGAGAATATCGCGCTGCGGGCAAAAACCAATAAGAATGCGGTCTACCGCCGCTGGCCGAACAAGACTGCAATCGTCGCTGCCGCCATAGGCAAACATCTGGTGAAGCCGGACAGCTTCGGTGTTATACCGGATACCGGCGATTTACGCGGTGATATGCTAGCCCTGCTGCTTGGCATTGTGAAACCGATGGAAATGATCGGGGCCGAGACCATTCATGGTCTGATGACCGAATATTACGGGGGAAGTCTCATTGCTTCCCTGCCGGAAATGATGCATAGCCAGACTGAAAATAAGCTTACGGCGGCTATCCAAGCCATTCTGCAAAATGCCGAGAAACGCGGGGAGCTCAAGCTCGCAGACGTGAGTCCCCGCGTCATCTCGCTTCCTGCGGACCTGCTGGTGTATGAACTCCTTACCACCCATGAGCCGATAGCGGAATCCACGATTACAGGGATTATCGATGACATTTTCATGCCGCTTGTAAGGCCGAAGCAGTGA
- a CDS encoding glycoside hydrolase family 2 protein produces MLRTFRQHQIRRTELLDGPWDFVQDPLNAGIQEQWYERFPHSSQSLYVPSCWNNELGMYEYEGVAWYRKKVQIQAAQHVRLIFHAVLGHSDVYLDGRHLGYHYGGFTPFEFIVPSLAAGEHELVVRTDSTLDRLTIPTEQVDWFHYGGIIRPCELQYLPDLYIEQLKIDYALHGADADVSVHVQIRSFLQVQQSTRLTLSEGGHELHSEEVRIEAGQTFSHTFKLLMPEVRLWNVGHPELYSFQVRTEEDDKTERIGFRRIETKDQRILINGTPVYLKGVNRHEEHPEWGFAFPPKLMHKELDIILELGCNSVRGSHYPQSSYWLDLLDEHGLVYWSEIPIWGAALPNETVSEPLFQQRALTMIEEMIGLHVHHPSVIFWSVHNEIDSRTQEAYVFTQALVGLVRSLDTSRLVTYATMHPLEDILLPLFDVIGINKYFGWYEGEVGGFKDMLEQFHERAERLGAGDRPVLMTEFGGAGLSGDVGWEPRLFSEDYQAYIVTGALAIFRNDPRIGGTFIWQFADIRGDLKSTSKSFRDRARGFNNKGLVNEYRKPKQSFREVRRIYRSWTE; encoded by the coding sequence TTGTTAAGGACTTTTCGCCAGCATCAGATTCGCAGAACAGAATTACTGGACGGGCCTTGGGACTTTGTGCAGGATCCGCTTAATGCAGGGATTCAAGAACAATGGTATGAGCGTTTTCCACATTCTTCACAATCTCTCTATGTACCCTCCTGCTGGAATAATGAACTGGGTATGTACGAATACGAAGGAGTCGCCTGGTACCGGAAAAAAGTGCAGATTCAGGCGGCGCAGCATGTCCGGCTGATCTTTCATGCTGTGCTGGGCCATTCTGATGTGTATCTGGACGGCCGGCATCTTGGCTACCACTACGGCGGATTTACCCCCTTTGAATTCATTGTTCCTTCCCTGGCCGCAGGTGAGCATGAGCTTGTCGTCCGGACGGACAGCACGCTGGACCGCCTGACGATTCCGACCGAGCAGGTGGACTGGTTCCATTACGGCGGCATCATCCGGCCTTGCGAGCTGCAATATCTGCCCGATTTGTATATTGAACAATTGAAAATTGACTATGCGCTCCATGGCGCGGACGCCGATGTCTCTGTTCATGTACAGATCCGCTCATTCCTGCAGGTGCAGCAGTCGACTAGACTGACACTTAGCGAAGGCGGACATGAATTGCACTCGGAAGAAGTCCGGATTGAGGCTGGCCAGACCTTCAGCCACACCTTCAAACTTCTCATGCCTGAGGTGCGCCTGTGGAATGTCGGCCATCCGGAACTGTATTCCTTTCAGGTACGGACAGAGGAAGACGACAAGACCGAACGGATCGGCTTCCGCCGGATTGAGACGAAGGATCAGCGCATCTTAATTAACGGCACTCCGGTCTATTTAAAGGGGGTTAACCGTCATGAGGAGCATCCCGAGTGGGGTTTTGCCTTTCCCCCGAAGCTGATGCACAAAGAGCTTGATATCATACTGGAGCTGGGCTGCAATTCCGTCCGGGGCTCGCATTATCCCCAGAGCTCTTATTGGCTTGATCTGCTCGATGAACACGGCCTGGTGTACTGGAGCGAAATCCCGATCTGGGGAGCTGCCCTGCCGAACGAAACGGTAAGTGAGCCGCTCTTTCAGCAGCGTGCACTTACCATGATTGAAGAAATGATCGGCTTGCATGTTCATCATCCGTCTGTCATCTTCTGGTCGGTTCATAATGAGATTGACAGCCGCACACAGGAGGCCTATGTCTTCACACAGGCTCTGGTCGGCCTGGTGAGAAGTCTCGATACTTCCAGGCTGGTTACCTATGCGACCATGCACCCGCTGGAAGATATTTTGCTGCCCCTGTTCGATGTCATCGGCATTAATAAATATTTTGGCTGGTACGAAGGTGAGGTGGGAGGCTTTAAAGACATGCTGGAGCAGTTCCATGAGCGGGCAGAGCGGCTGGGAGCCGGTGACAGGCCGGTGCTGATGACCGAGTTCGGCGGTGCAGGGCTGTCCGGCGATGTAGGCTGGGAGCCCCGATTGTTCAGCGAGGATTATCAGGCCTATATTGTTACCGGGGCACTGGCGATCTTCCGTAACGATCCCCGGATCGGCGGAACCTTCATCTGGCAGTTTGCAGACATCCGCGGCGATCTGAAGAGCACCAGCAAGAGCTTCCGTGACCGCGCCCGCGGCTTCAACAATAAGGGCCTTGTTAATGAATACCGCAAACCTAAGCAGTCATTCCGGGAGGTGCGGCGCATCTACCGTTCCTGGACCGAATAG
- a CDS encoding helix-turn-helix transcriptional regulator has translation MEAAGYNLNDLNVHIHFVLDKVTYPGWEDIRNMVNVHSLYWVHEGAGIFRTNVEHQVQAGMLIYLKPGLQLSMRSEMDAPLRMTMLLFDCAELGYDAVWKDVQPIGTLRLPFLSQYCDQQAEELGRLFREIHQDWLPGLTAGTAVSRAKSQILLHKLHQTVQADWNLPESGAFAAFEQIKSKLENAYMEHHRIEKLADEYGISASYLRKLFLKHTGMGPKEYHMHIQNQQACRYLIFTGYPVREIAKLCGFYEEYHFSKIFKQLNGVSPTLYRSRQRNGE, from the coding sequence TTGGAAGCGGCCGGCTACAACTTGAATGACCTCAACGTGCATATCCATTTCGTACTGGACAAGGTTACCTATCCGGGCTGGGAGGATATCCGCAATATGGTGAATGTGCATAGCCTGTACTGGGTTCATGAGGGAGCGGGCATTTTCCGGACCAATGTTGAACATCAGGTGCAGGCTGGAATGCTGATCTATTTGAAACCGGGCCTCCAGTTGTCCATGCGTTCGGAGATGGATGCTCCGCTCCGCATGACGATGCTGCTGTTCGATTGTGCAGAGCTCGGCTATGATGCGGTTTGGAAGGATGTGCAGCCCATCGGTACCCTGAGACTTCCCTTCTTAAGCCAGTACTGTGACCAGCAGGCAGAGGAATTAGGCCGGTTGTTCCGGGAGATTCATCAGGACTGGCTGCCCGGACTGACCGCCGGTACAGCCGTATCCCGGGCTAAATCGCAGATTCTGCTGCATAAGCTTCACCAGACCGTACAAGCCGACTGGAATCTGCCGGAGTCCGGAGCCTTCGCTGCCTTTGAACAGATTAAGAGTAAGCTCGAGAACGCTTATATGGAACATCACCGGATCGAAAAGCTAGCTGATGAATATGGCATTTCCGCTTCTTACTTGCGCAAGCTGTTCCTGAAGCATACAGGCATGGGCCCGAAGGAATACCATATGCATATACAGAACCAGCAGGCCTGCCGCTATCTCATATTTACCGGTTATCCGGTCAGAGAAATCGCCAAATTATGCGGCTTTTACGAGGAATATCATTTCAGCAAAATATTCAAGCAGTTAAACGGTGTCTCCCCGACCCTTTACCGCAGCAGACAGAGAAATGGAGAATAA